Proteins from a genomic interval of Antedon mediterranea chromosome 5, ecAntMedi1.1, whole genome shotgun sequence:
- the LOC140049381 gene encoding uncharacterized protein: MADSTGLSKAAKKNQKRRGTGEQNEVDLIQNLRDQLTEAKTNKDHALANELRQKLWIAQDLNAGLKPAIDKDDDKARKLLNTVTNEGLGTQKDTVQVVAPSVTSTADQDEKKMRNLQKKLKKIEELKVKKEAGEKLESNQLKKIETESDVLEEIEHLKKLMNVTVKR; encoded by the exons ATGGCTG acAGTACCGGTCTTAGCAAAGCAGCCAAGAAGAATCAGAAGAGACGAGGAACCGGAGAACAAAATGAAGTAGACTTGATTCAAAATCTTAGAGATCAGCTAACAGAGGCCAAGACTAACAAA GATCATGCTCTGGCTAATGAATTGAGGCAGAAGCTGTGGATAGCTCAGGATTTAAATGCAGGACTGAA ACCTGCCATTGACAAGGACGACGACAAGGCTCGGAAATTACTGAACACGGTAACGAATGAAGGACTAGGAACTCAGAAGGATACTGTACAAGTTGTAGCGCCCTCTGTAACTTCTACTGCCGACCAAGATGAAAAAAAGATGAGAAACCTTCAGAAAAAACTCAAAAAGATTGAAGAATTGAAAGTAAAAAAAGAAGCTGGAGAGAAACTAGAAAGTAATCAG ttgAAGAAGATTGAAACAGAATCAGATGTGTTAGAAGAAATTGAACATTTAAAGAAACTTATGAATGTTACAGTGAAAAGGTAA
- the LOC140048725 gene encoding UDP-sugar transporter protein SLC35A5-like isoform X2 yields MIQSQKDRFISVGLAALIISLGSARLPLTRLSSNTEHKYDYLPVTVNICAETIKFAVCFLLSIHLLYKEGRQISEIFSKPSHSTAHFLKWSIPGLLYFLDNLIGFYTLTYLEPAVAVLLNNFVIISTSILFRFILKVKFTKVQWASIIILFLAIVSLSNESSHSSESIHHQQDVNYLQKNTSSKSDKVICSYEKNIKNELLPTKHISTTEHKDSNEKEIKIFNTGHVLIIVSCFIASFANIYNEKIFKQDGGLQESIFFQNTKLYMFGVFFNVVTLLTHSDYRQRVWKCGFFDGYNVFSSILIFDIAFIGLTVSIILKFKDNMFHILSTQVMTVVVITFSIFHFGYNPTLNFYLQAPIVLICIYIYNVSKDSDGVHLSKLDEHENDTVYEEYAGKETTQNGIVSDQMELLLRHNSAGSGYDNDDD; encoded by the exons ATGATTCAGTCTCAAAAAGACCGTTTTATATCAGTAGGCTTAGCTGCCCTTATTATTAGTCTTGGATCAGCTCGTCTACCACTCACAAGATTGTCTTCAAATACAG AACATAAGTATGATTACTTACCAGTAACAGTGAATATATGTGCAGAGACCATTAAATTTGCAGTTTGCTTTTTACTTTCAATACATTTGCTTTACAAAG aggGACGCCAGATTTCTGAAATATTCAGCAAGCCATCGCACAGTACGGCACATTTTCTAAAATGGAGTATTCCAGGATTGCTGTATTTTTTGGACAATCTGATTGGATTCTATACTCTAACATACTTGGAGCCG GCAGTGGCAGTTTTATTGAATAACTTTGTTATCATTTCAACATCAATTTTATTTcgatttattttaaa agtGAAGTTTACCAAGGTCCAGTGGGcgtcaattattattttatttttagcaatTGTTTCCTTGTCAAATGAAAGCAGTCATAGTTCTGAAAGCATACATCATCAACAAGATGTCAATTATTTACAAAAGAATACATCATCAAAATCTGACAAAGTTATATGCAGTtatgaaaaaaacattaaaaatgaattattaccAACAAAACACATCTCAACAACTGAGCATAAGGATTCCAAcgaaaaggaaataaaaatatttaatacaggGCACGTTTTGATCATCGTAAGTTGTTTTATTGCTTCGTTCGCAAACATCTACAACGAGAAAATATTCAAACAAGATGGCGGACTGCAAGAAAGTATATTTTTTCAGAATACGAAACTATACATGTTTGGCGTGTTCTTTAACGTTGTTACGTTACTAACTCATAGCGATTACAGACAGCGTGTCTGGAAATGTGGCTTCTTCGACGGATACAACGTCTTCTCGTCGATTCTGATTTTTGACATTGCGTTTATTGGATTAACTGTgtcaataattttaaaatttaaagacaATATGTTTCATATACTAAGCACTCAGGTTATGACAGTTGTGGTGATAACGTTTTCGATATTTCATTTTGGTTACAACCCCACGCTGAATTTCTACTTGCAAGCACCGATTGTacttatttgtatttatatttataacgTGAGTAAAGACAGTGACGGTGTACACTTATCTAAATTAGATGAGCATGAAAACGATACTGTTTATGAAGAGTATGCCGGTAAAGAAACTACGCAAAATGGG ATTGTCTCGGATCAAATGGAACTTCTTCTACGGCATAACTCAGCAGGGAGTGGTTACGACAACGATGATGATTAA
- the LOC140048725 gene encoding UDP-sugar transporter protein SLC35A5-like isoform X1, with protein MSYTGMTVSDSHGSAIMIQSQKDRFISVGLAALIISLGSARLPLTRLSSNTEHKYDYLPVTVNICAETIKFAVCFLLSIHLLYKEGRQISEIFSKPSHSTAHFLKWSIPGLLYFLDNLIGFYTLTYLEPAVAVLLNNFVIISTSILFRFILKVKFTKVQWASIIILFLAIVSLSNESSHSSESIHHQQDVNYLQKNTSSKSDKVICSYEKNIKNELLPTKHISTTEHKDSNEKEIKIFNTGHVLIIVSCFIASFANIYNEKIFKQDGGLQESIFFQNTKLYMFGVFFNVVTLLTHSDYRQRVWKCGFFDGYNVFSSILIFDIAFIGLTVSIILKFKDNMFHILSTQVMTVVVITFSIFHFGYNPTLNFYLQAPIVLICIYIYNVSKDSDGVHLSKLDEHENDTVYEEYAGKETTQNGIVSDQMELLLRHNSAGSGYDNDDD; from the exons ATGAGTTACACAGGTATGACAG TAAGTGATTCTCATGGTAGCGCAATAATGATTCAGTCTCAAAAAGACCGTTTTATATCAGTAGGCTTAGCTGCCCTTATTATTAGTCTTGGATCAGCTCGTCTACCACTCACAAGATTGTCTTCAAATACAG AACATAAGTATGATTACTTACCAGTAACAGTGAATATATGTGCAGAGACCATTAAATTTGCAGTTTGCTTTTTACTTTCAATACATTTGCTTTACAAAG aggGACGCCAGATTTCTGAAATATTCAGCAAGCCATCGCACAGTACGGCACATTTTCTAAAATGGAGTATTCCAGGATTGCTGTATTTTTTGGACAATCTGATTGGATTCTATACTCTAACATACTTGGAGCCG GCAGTGGCAGTTTTATTGAATAACTTTGTTATCATTTCAACATCAATTTTATTTcgatttattttaaa agtGAAGTTTACCAAGGTCCAGTGGGcgtcaattattattttatttttagcaatTGTTTCCTTGTCAAATGAAAGCAGTCATAGTTCTGAAAGCATACATCATCAACAAGATGTCAATTATTTACAAAAGAATACATCATCAAAATCTGACAAAGTTATATGCAGTtatgaaaaaaacattaaaaatgaattattaccAACAAAACACATCTCAACAACTGAGCATAAGGATTCCAAcgaaaaggaaataaaaatatttaatacaggGCACGTTTTGATCATCGTAAGTTGTTTTATTGCTTCGTTCGCAAACATCTACAACGAGAAAATATTCAAACAAGATGGCGGACTGCAAGAAAGTATATTTTTTCAGAATACGAAACTATACATGTTTGGCGTGTTCTTTAACGTTGTTACGTTACTAACTCATAGCGATTACAGACAGCGTGTCTGGAAATGTGGCTTCTTCGACGGATACAACGTCTTCTCGTCGATTCTGATTTTTGACATTGCGTTTATTGGATTAACTGTgtcaataattttaaaatttaaagacaATATGTTTCATATACTAAGCACTCAGGTTATGACAGTTGTGGTGATAACGTTTTCGATATTTCATTTTGGTTACAACCCCACGCTGAATTTCTACTTGCAAGCACCGATTGTacttatttgtatttatatttataacgTGAGTAAAGACAGTGACGGTGTACACTTATCTAAATTAGATGAGCATGAAAACGATACTGTTTATGAAGAGTATGCCGGTAAAGAAACTACGCAAAATGGG ATTGTCTCGGATCAAATGGAACTTCTTCTACGGCATAACTCAGCAGGGAGTGGTTACGACAACGATGATGATTAA
- the LOC140048736 gene encoding uncharacterized protein, giving the protein MAKMPTKSSLIVLVIWLSGCMGQNVSPKVDLKSTTTTPKLCYRSACYLQPAKCNPEDGNCRYALSVKETSDKKSFKFNLRGSADGFVAVGLSKDKFVGSDDMVACVLNETKVQVKHIYGEYSRLHVDDLIEGATILKATYDRKNKMIHCVFTRKKILKSVPQYFNMKRKWYLIFASGALKKGMPLMQGPQRVTKRKVSLAKHVLYAETDIKPAGKPKTDKLDKGGSTDPFQPPDFLKLNKCGKYEQCAKVPDDCDWNKCDISVRIKENKTGDSLTFLLAGKSNGWIALAFSEDKKMNEDDVVFCIRGKTEGRTDVKQAYSARHYMEEITSPDNLMVHSSSYVDGYISCKFTRKKNIPENDKTFNLYRPHYMFLGYGPITSSIHRPMQHSVTPVISEYMVNFNSSRGVITMTDGSDGPDGGTGPLPFGAWPFDIDEDSGLPAASQEFVDPPNLQLIPDKAVISYKPTVPSTYMKYVRALSMFLPDSSAHATCNPATKFGYASGCPCVIITFTGNPKEWAPLPYLPMLIPTTIKDVYVDSHLPLTCEGKTNADKRILGSVVVTPSAGFLSDDLVNSFVTVQMMSPVENVSIRIVCFTWAANIDHSRSEGRINFTVKIKGSAKH; this is encoded by the exons ATG gCAAAGATGCCTACAAAAAGCTCTTTAATTGTTCTCGTGATTTGGCTATCCGGATGTATGGGACAAAACGTTTCCCCGAAGGTCGATTTAAAGTCTACTACGACGACACCTAAACTTTGTTACCGTTCTGCTTGTTATCTGCAACCTGCCAAATGTAACCCAGAAGACGGCAACTGTCGATATGCCCTCTCTGTCAAAGAAACCAGTGAtaaaaaatcttttaaattCAACCTACGAGGTAGCGCTGATGGCTTTGTAGCTGTAGGCTTATCAAAGGATAAATTTGTG GGCAGTGATGACATGGTAGCCTGTGTCTTAAATGAAACGAAAGTGCAAGTAAAACACATATATGGAGAATATTCAAGATTACACGTTGATGATTTG ATTGAAGGAGCTACGATATTAAAAGCAACATACGACcgtaaaaacaaaatgatacatTGTGTATTTACAAGAAAGAAGATATTAAAGTCTGTACCTCAGTATTTTAACATGAAACGAAAATGGTATTTAATTTTTGCTAGTGGTGCTCTAAAGAAAG GCATGCCATTAATGCAAGGACCTCAAAGGGttacaaaaagaaaagtatCTTTAGCAAAGCATGTACTTTATGCTGAAACAGACATAAAACCAGCTGGAAAACCAAAAACTGACAAACTAGACAAAGGAGGTAGTACTGACCCTTTTCAACCACCAGATTTTCTGAAACTAAACAAATGTGGAAAATACGAACAGTGTGCAAAAGTACCTGATGATTGTGATTGGAATAAATGCGATATTAGCGTACGAATTAAGGAAAATAAGACGGGTGACTCTCTTACATTTCTGTTAGCTGGTAAATCAAATGGATGGATTGCACTGGCCTTTTCTGAAGATAAAAAAATG AATGAAGACGATGTTGTTTTTTGTATTAGAGGGAAAACAGAGGGAAGGACGGATGTAAAGCAGGCGTACTCCGCTCGACATTACATGGAGGAGATCACCAGTCCG GACAATTTGATGGTCCATAGTTCTTCATATGTTGATGGATATATATCTTGCAAATTTACAAGAAAAAAGAACATACCTGAAAACGACAAGACGTTCAATCTGTATCGACCACATTATATGTTTTTAGGTTACGGACCTATAACTTCAT CTATACACCGTCCAATGCAACACAGTGTAACTCCTGTCATTTCCGAATACATGGTGAACTTCAATTCCTCGCGTGGCGTCATAACAATGACGGATGGATCTGACGGGCCAGATGGCGGGACAGGACCTCTTCCGTTCGGTGCTTGGCCGTTTGATATCGACGAGGACAGTGGACTTCCAGCAGCATCTCAAGAGTTTGTAGACCCTCCAA ATCTTCAGTTGATTCCAGATAAAGCGGTGATATCATACAAGCCTACCGTACCGTCGACCTACATGAAGTACGTCCGCGCATTGTCGATGTTTTTGCCAGATTCTAGTGCACACGCCACCTGTAATCCGGCTACTAAATTTGGATATGCAAGTGGTTGTCCATGCGTTATAATTACTTTTACGGGA AACCCCAAGGAGTGGGCACCGTTGCCATACCTACCAATGCTGATACCAACCACGATTAAAGATGTCTACGTTGACTCTCACCTGCCTCTAACGTGCGAGGGAAAG ACAAACGCTGACAAACGAATACTTGGATCTGTCGTGGTCACACCATCGGCGGGATTTTTATCAGACGATCTTGTCAACTCTTTTGTAACCGTCCAAATGATGAGTCCGGTGGAGAATGTATCTATCCGTATCGTCTGTTTCACATGGGCGGCAAACATTGACCATTCGCGATCTGAGGGTAGAATAAACTTCACGGTGAAAATCAAAGGCTCAGCCAAACACTGA
- the LOC140049275 gene encoding uncharacterized protein, whose amino-acid sequence MYLRVLSVTTFVSLVILCALVSTTHGTNNEKKCHGCDFHCDFIIKDCVEEVKCSCSFCENDLQCSHQCSWYVNCTSKDLNKMPRLQVDTKNLYLGSNAITTLDAYGFSNLSIISLDLINNELTESRIDDTAFSGLDELSYLRISYNTLKKVNKRWFEELRSLTIVVLRHCDITSVDGDLFDNNLNLKWVNLGDNNIRFLPSGLFKKHTKLNLVALFNNEITYIPPGFFKASSASIEVLYIHDNLLANIGPSAGLQDFPNLNKLSVFSNPFTCNCDLVWFINWIKLNEGILAPKGRKDIIPRCNDLGLDNKIITKVDIGALHCNWIWWELAVGGTLFILLVCLYLKIPQIRRCISSYRRRKQYIQLLERTTKKEENEAIDKDST is encoded by the exons ATGTACTTACGTGTTTTGTCTGTGACAACATTTGTAAGCCTAGTAATCCTATGTGCATTGGTAAGTACTACCCATGGTACCAACAATGAGAAGAAATGTCATGGCTGCGACTTTCACTGCgattttataataaaagatTGTGTTGAGGAGGTTAAATGCTCTTGTTCTTTTTGTGAAAATGATTTGCAATGTTCCCATCAATGTAGTTGGTATGTAAACTGCACTTCAAAGGATCTGAACAAGATGCCACGACTCCAAGTTGACACCAAAAACTTATACCTTGGAAGCAACGCTATAACGACGTTGGACGCATACGGGTTTTCGAATTTGTCCATTATCTCTTTGGACTTGATCAACAACGAACTGACGGAATCTAGAATTGACGATACCGCTTTTAGTGGCTTGGATGAACTTTCATATTTACGTATAAGTTATAATAccttaaaaaaggtaaataaacGTTGGTTTGAGGAGCTTCGTAGCTTAACTATCGTCGTTCTTCGTCACTGTGACATCACATCCGTCGACGGAGATTTATTCGACAATAACTTGAATCTTAAGTGGGTTAATCTCGGCGACAACAACATACGGTTTCTGCCTTCTGGTCTATTCAAGAAACATACAAAACTCAATCTTGTAGCGCTTTTCAACAATGAAATCACGTACATTCCACCTGGATTCTTTAAGGCGTCAAGTGCCAGTATTGAAGTACTGTATATCCACGACAATCTACTAGCAAATATAGGTCCCTCGGCCGGATTGCAAGATTTTCCCAATTTGAATAAGTTATCAGTTTTTAGTAACCCATTCACATGCAACTGTGACTTGGTCTGGTTTATCAATTGGATAAAATTAAATGAAGGGATATTGGCACCTAAGGGACGTAAAGATATCATACCGCGCTGCAATGATTTAGGCCtagataataaaataataacaaaggtAGACATAGGTGCGTTGCACTGCAACTGGATTTGGTGGGAACTTGCAGTTGGTGGAACCCTCTTCATACTACTGGTGTGTCTTTACTTAAAGATACCACAGATCAG GCGTTGTATTTCCAGTTACAGGCGTCGAAAACAATACATACAACTACTAGAAAGAACAACGAAAAAGGAGGAAAATGAAGCAATTGATAAGGATTCTACATAA